One stretch of Streptomyces sp. MMBL 11-1 DNA includes these proteins:
- a CDS encoding AAA family ATPase codes for MLMNTPSAVPSEAAPGAQLAVAEALMSLLRDTTTEPRPDVQLEALTLAVSADLPVLLWGEPGIGKTAALTQLAASLDLPLTTVIASVHEPSDFSGLPVVGDDPAEQGVPMAPPDWAVRLVRAGRGLLFLDELSTAPPAVQAALLRLVLERRIGALRLPPGVRIVAAANPRSSAADGWELSPPLANRFVHLQWTHDHEVVVRGLAGTWPRATLPRLDPGKLPEAVDFARRAVCGLLSARPTLVHRLPTTETRRGGPWPSPRSWDMTLNLIAFATAAGSSRDVLSLLVRGTVGDGPGLELLASLDRMDLPDPEDLLADPAGAVLPERGDLRQAALDGVVAAVRTRPDRTRWDAAWALLVRALESGAPDLVVVPATTLAALRQEDWDVPASIEQLAGVVSLSGRADRAAARVTAKAKATAGR; via the coding sequence ATGCTGATGAACACTCCGTCCGCCGTGCCATCGGAAGCCGCTCCCGGCGCCCAACTCGCCGTCGCCGAAGCGCTGATGAGTCTGCTCCGCGACACCACCACCGAGCCGCGCCCCGACGTCCAGCTGGAGGCGCTGACCCTGGCAGTCTCCGCCGACCTGCCCGTGCTGCTCTGGGGCGAGCCGGGCATCGGCAAGACCGCGGCCCTCACCCAGCTCGCCGCCTCCCTGGACCTGCCGCTCACCACGGTCATCGCCAGCGTGCACGAGCCGTCCGACTTCTCCGGGCTGCCCGTCGTCGGCGACGACCCCGCCGAACAGGGAGTGCCGATGGCCCCGCCGGACTGGGCCGTCCGCCTCGTACGGGCGGGGCGCGGGCTGCTGTTCCTCGACGAACTCTCCACCGCACCGCCCGCCGTGCAGGCCGCGCTCCTCCGTCTCGTACTGGAGCGGCGGATCGGAGCGCTGCGGCTTCCGCCCGGCGTACGGATCGTGGCCGCCGCCAACCCGCGCTCCTCGGCGGCCGACGGCTGGGAGCTGAGCCCGCCGCTCGCCAACCGTTTCGTCCACCTCCAGTGGACCCACGACCACGAGGTGGTCGTACGGGGACTCGCCGGCACCTGGCCCCGCGCGACGCTGCCCCGCCTCGACCCCGGAAAGCTGCCCGAGGCCGTGGACTTCGCCCGCCGCGCGGTGTGCGGGCTCCTCTCCGCCCGCCCCACGCTCGTGCACCGGCTGCCCACCACGGAGACCCGCCGGGGCGGGCCGTGGCCGTCGCCGCGCAGCTGGGACATGACGCTGAACCTGATCGCGTTCGCGACCGCCGCCGGATCCTCCCGGGACGTGCTGTCCTTGCTGGTCCGGGGGACGGTGGGGGACGGCCCGGGGCTGGAACTGCTGGCGAGCCTGGACCGGATGGACCTTCCGGACCCCGAGGACCTCCTCGCCGACCCGGCGGGAGCCGTCCTGCCCGAGCGCGGCGATCTCCGCCAGGCCGCGCTGGATGGGGTCGTCGCGGCGGTCCGTACCCGCCCGGACCGAACCCGCTGGGACGCGGCGTGGGCGTTGCTCGTCCGGGCGCTGGAGTCCGGAGCCCCGGATCTGGTGGTCGTCCCGGCGACCACCCTCGCAGCGTTGCGCCAGGAGGACTGGGACGTACCGGCCTCCATCGAACAGCTCGCGGGCGTCGTCTCCCTGTCCGGGCGCGCGGACCGGGCGGCCGCCCGGGTCACGGCGAAGGCGAAGGCGACGGCGGGCCGATGA